One Nicotiana sylvestris chromosome 12, ASM39365v2, whole genome shotgun sequence genomic window carries:
- the LOC104210741 gene encoding nudix hydrolase 8-like, giving the protein MELKYVDSKAISMSKSVGMEIMKFSSSLLDLKLKFGVNVAPKFCSRRGLSTKASYSRTSYDATSSVTKKNFLVDTFSYQINGTNRTGLYFRDKWVLDASDDEYGGVIVNAERLPSNPAIFTSVLRASLAHWKVKGKKGVWLKLPVDKCDLVPIAVKEGFQYHHAEKGHVMLTYWIPDEPCMLPSNASHQVGVGGFVINNKNEVLVVQEKHSAPALSGLWKIPTGFILESEEIFTGVVREVKEETGIDTEFAEVMAFRHAQNVAFEKSDLFFVCLLRPLSKQIMVDDLEIKAAKWMPLAEFVEQPLIQGDDMFKKIIDIFIARLGKRYCGLSVHQLVSKFDDKLSTLYFNTVDDPDLNCQAS; this is encoded by the exons ATGGAGCTGAAATATGTTGATTCTAAGGCAATATCAATGTCTAAATCAGTTGGTATGGAGATAATGAAGTTTTCTAGCTCGTTATTAGACTTAAAGCTCAAGTTTGGTGTCAATGTGGCTCCCAAGTTTTGTTCTCGCAGAG GGCTTTCAACGAAGGCTTCTTATTCAAGAACTTCTTATGATGCTACAAGTTCAGTCACCAAAAAGAATTTCTTAGTGGACACTTTCTCTTATCAGATAAATGGTACAAACCGTACAGGTTTGTATTTTAGAGATAAATGGGTACTTGATGCCTCTGATGATGAATATGGAGGGGTAATCGTCAACGCAGAAAGACTACCATCCAATCCGGCCATATTTACGTCTGTGCTTCGTGCATCTCTCGCTCATTGGAAAGTGAAG GGGAAGAAGGGAGTTTGGCTTAAgctaccagtggacaaatgtgaTCTAGTTCCTATTGCAGTAAAG GAAGGATTTCAGTACCATCATGCAGAAAAAGGACATGTCATGTTGACTTATTGGATACCAGATGAACCTTGCATGCTTCCTTCTAATGCATCTCATCAAGTTGGAGTTGGAGGTTTTGTGATCAATAATAAAAATGAG GTGCTCGTCGTGCAAGAGAAACATTCTGCGCCGGCTCTTTCAGGGCTATGGAAAATACCAACTGGTTTCATTCTTGAG TCCGAGGAGATCTTTACAGGAGTTGTGAGAGAAGTGAAGGAGGAAACTGGG ATTGATACTGAATTTGCGGAGGTTATGGCTTTTAG GCATGCACAAAACGTGGCCTTTGAAAAGTCGGACTTGTTCTTCGTCTGCCTATTAAGACCTCTATCAAAACAGATCATGGTTGATGATCTAGAAATTAAGGCTGCTAAG TGGATGCCTCTAGCTGAATTTGTGGAGCAGCCCCTAATACAAGGTGATGACATGTTCAAGAAAATAATTGACATTTTTATTGCTCGACTAGGGAAGCGTTACTGCGGATTGTCTGTCCATCAGCTGGTTTCCAAATTTGATGACAAACTTTCCACATTGTACTTCAACACAGTTGATGATCCAGATTTGAATTGTCAAGCCAGTTAG